Below is a genomic region from Miscanthus floridulus cultivar M001 chromosome 1, ASM1932011v1, whole genome shotgun sequence.
CCAGAGTCAGCACCGCGACTCTCGAGCACTGCACATGGGTCGCAGTCCTTGAGGAGTTGACACGGTGTTAAAAATTTTCATTAGCGGATCGTAGACCAAGAGCAGTAATGGCGGGCATTAATCACCCCTGCTCAGTCCTGGGGCCGCGTGCGGCGCGGCGGACGTTGGATCGCCGCGCGAAGCGAGACGCCTTCCTTCTTTGCATCCCGCGGGCGCGTGCTGGGCCAGGCGCCCAGGCGGCCAGGCGTGACGCAGAAGCAATGGGGGAGCGGAGTGCACGAGACGAGGTCTTTTGACATCTTCGCGTGAGGCTTGACACCTGACTCGTGACTCCCTGACCGTGACAGCCGCATGCACCGTGCAGCTGAAGCGTTTGCTTCGCTTGCCCCTGAAGGCCTGATAACCGAATTACGAGGTCCTGTATACCAAATCAAATCTGGCGTATTTTCTGTGGTCTGAAGTCTGAACTCAAAGTTCTCATTCTCAGAGTTCAATGaccgtgttcgctggttggtttctgggttgatAAGCCCGACTgcgctggtttattgtgagaggaaaacactattgtcTGGCTAATAAACCCAGGCTGaaaatcaacaagcgaacagactgcgTCTCTCTTGAGATTCTAGCAGTCCTAGATGACAATACACGAGGTTCAGGTAATGTATGGTTTTTGACAGTGTATTTTGAGTTGCTTTGCAGACACCACAATTGTTGTTTTTCAGTTCTCATAAAAAAATGTTGCTTTCAGAGTTCAAAGACCGTCTGTCTTGAATTTCGAGTGACTGAGGttcacagtttttttttttcaaataacaaggttggagaatCAGATGCAGTGACCTGGTAGATTAACGAGATTCCATGGGCCAATTGAGCTCTGAACTGCTCAATTTGTTGACTGGTAAACAACTTAGCAGAGCACAATAAGGTGAGGAACAGAGAATCTGTACAACAGCAGACCCAAAATGTGTAGTCCCTTCCAATACCGTGGGCACCTATAAACCTCGTGTAACGAATACTGTATGAATCACATGTTTGAATTACAGGTGAAAGACGCGCCATTGCAACTAACAATATCATTACAATTTTCCCTTTCGTAATAATCAGATAATCAACTATTCTGCACTTCCTTTTCTGGCCACGCCGACAGAGCTACCGATCGGCTTGCACCGGTCGCACCGGCCGGAATCTGGACTCCGTGGAGGCGAAAAGGTTCGGAGGGTCCTCGGTGACCGGCCCGCCGCTGTCGACGTACTCACCGTTCCTGATACGCGCCACCGTGTTGAGGACCCCCTCGACGGCGACATCCACCGCGTCCTTGATGGTCTCCAGCTTGTACCTGGGGTCGGCGTACAGGACCCTCGGGATGAGCCTGATCACCTCCTTCCGCATCCGCTCCACCGCGGCCGGAGGGATCGCCCGGAGCACGGCCTCGATGCTCACGTTGCGCTCCCGCACGTCGGCGTCGGGGATGTACACCGAGTACCTGAGGTGGTCGTCCACGGGGAGGTGCCACCGGTGCTGCTTGTACGCCGACCCGGGGTGGAAGAACACCGGGATGCAGCCGGCCACCATGGAGTCGAACGCCGACCGCCGCGTGCACGTGTCGCCGGGCGGCTGCAGGCAGAAGGTGGTCTTCTGGAACAGCCGCATGATGTTTCCCGGGGTGTGGCACTGGGTGCTGCCGGTGGCGCGCGCGCACCCCAGCATGGCGCAGGCGCTGGACGCCTTGCACTGCGCGATCACGTGGTCGCGGACGCGGATGTTGATGGGCACGTCCGGCCGCGGCGCGCCCACGAACGCCATGAGCCACGTCCGCTGCTGGCCGCGCACTCGGTCCTGCCACCGGAGCACGTCGGCGTCCGACCTGGGGTGGAAGTAGGTCGGGTAAGGGACGGGGTAGTCGTTGCCGTGCAGCATCGCCGACTCCAGCACGAGCACCGACATGTTCCGGCCGGCAGGCATGACGAGGAGGTCGGTGCCCCAGTCCGGATTCACGTTGTTGCTCCTCCGGAAGTCCCACCCCGTCCGTCCGGCGACGAGGAAGTGGTCGCGGCCCCCCATGCGCCGCCACTCGGGCCGTTCCATGAGCCACTTGGTCAGGTCCACCGACGCGGCGTCCCTGGCGGCGTTGTCGTAGCCCCAGTGGTAGCGGACGAAGTCGAAGCCGGCGTAGAACGGGACGAACacggcggcggccacggcggAGTGGTTGGTCAGGCACTCGTACTGCTTCATCCGGTTGTGGAAGATGGCGTCCAGCGCGAACTGGTGCGTGGCGTACCAACCGGCCTCGCTCTTGAGCACGCCGTCGGTGCGGTCGGCCAGCGGCCTGCCGAGGCCGGCGTTGCTGAGGGCGCCGCACATGTCCCCCCAGTGGTCCTCGGTCTTGCGGCAGTTGCGGATGATGTCGGTGTTGAAGCGCGGCGGTAGGTCGTGCATGTAGATGTACCGCCTCCGGCACGGGTCGGCGCCGTCGTCATCGCCGTGGCTCACCTCCACCGTGCCGCTGATCACTGAGAAATGGAAGTAGAGGAAGAAGGTCCACGCTGTCACGGCGAGAACGGCGAGGAACCGCAGCGGCGGCAACGCgttcgccgccgccttctccATTCCCTTCACTTCGACGGACCGGCGCGACCGATCCCGGCCGTGAGCTTTCCGTGACGATTTGATCAGCTGGGTAATCAAGAACCACGCGAAACTCAAAGCATCAGATCAAAGGGATGTGCATAGAGGAAGGAAGTTGAGGCAAGATTGGACGGTAGAAATGCATACGTGCCCTCACCAGTTGTATGGTGGGGTTGGCCACGCTAAGGTGCATGGTGGAGTGTAGCTAGAACAGTGAAGAACATATATAGCTGTGAACagagcctgttcgggaggccgtatcatatcgtgaattatttactgctggctggtttggtgtgagagaaaaacactattcccaactgaaaatttatgatcgtttacgagcaagcaaaCATGCTAGAATCATTTAATTcaggaggaagaagacgaagcAAGCAAGATCTAAACTGTACTACTCTATACGGACATACGGGGAACGCGAGTGGTGATTGGTGAACTACAGTACCCCGTGGACGCTACCTACCCTTCATCCATTTATCTTAGCCATTGTTCAGCTCAATATTCATGTACTGTATCAAGGATCTAGTCAAAATGTCTCGTGCTGAGAGCTCTTATCATTGTATATTTTCTGCTATACACATCGAGCAACTCGCAAGCCACGCAGCACATCAGGCACGAGACGCTGGGAGAGGAAGCTCATGTTAATCCGTCCCATGATTCAGAGGTGATCACTGATCACCAAAGCCAAAGGACGTCCCTAACAGCTACCTATTTAGTTAGCTATTCTAACGtggacagaaaaaaaaaatagaagagAGTAGTCCCTGGCGATAGCGAACAAATAGATGGTCTATTTGACGTAGTTCAAAAATCTGAGAGAAAAACATATGAGTCCAATAacacataaaaaaataaaaatatataaaatgaTCTTTGTTTTTGTCTCTCCTCTCCACGTAGTAGCACCATTACGGACGGCCTAAACACCGTTCCAACTTCGGGGACTACGTGAGTTGTACAGTTGGAAGCGCAGCGAGTAGGTAGCCTCCGAGTAattctttttttaataaaaagtAAATAATTTTCAACTTTATAAGATTTTTTAGGAAATAGAAAATTTCCAGCATTTGAGATCACACACAACCACGCTTTATACTGTTGTCAGCCTATTCGTTGATACAAGAACACAGACAAATAGAAAAAGTCACAAGCAATAAATTTGTCATCCATTATTAACAACGGAAATACTCTGGTGATGGCGTCCGTCCGTCCGACGCTTCCCATCCCGGACGCTTCTTCGCAGGCATGTGGACCGGCCCATCAGGCCTCCTATCGTCTACCATCATTCCTTCACAAATAAAAAATACAAAGCAACATTTCCCCATCTCGCATTGGCTGTCGCAACATTCCCCACCGCTGTAGGCACCTCCACCGCACCATCCGCCCGCTCTGCTTCGCCATCAACGGTCACCCTATGCTGCTCCTGCTCCGCCGCTCCTACCAATACTTGTCGATgtgaaaagtgaccaataagtaaatatttgtagttttatcgtgcgttgtgatcgaatgtggcctaTCACTTaataacacagggtttatactggttcaggcaacgtgccctacgtctagttccagtcggtcggtgactttattcctgagcccagttgctcgaagtttgttgtagggttataaacgagtgggaataaaaagaggtgttaaaggtccggtcgggctctagaccgaagggccaagagtgacgggagctcctacgtgcgctaagtattggaacgtatgctctgtgtagctttagaattCTAGAGCCGTGGAGCTGTCCGAGTGCTCAGAATATCTAAAGCTTAGCAAACAGAGAGTCGAAATGACCGTCCTCCGTTGGGATAGagcgcattcccttttataggtgaagaaggtggccttacaagtgagagagagagagagcgtgctCGTGttttactaagtcttgttgcccacattgTCAGGTACAAGACGATcgtcgacgcccacaatactatttatgtcagACGCGTGTGGCAGGCTTTACCGTAttcacctggtatggcaaatgacggccccacaacactataagacaaatgtcggcgtccacaatactattcaggttctgacatgcctagaaggttgcaaagcacccttctggcatggcctagCGGTACTGTCCCAcatgtgtgcagggtacggtcctcggtattacggttgacttgagcgccttgccttatttGCTCCGCCTGATTCTTGGGTTCTCACCAAgagggtgtccccggtcggtcgtttccagtcggagaagagctataagcagaggttcggtgtattcccgaTCGGAAAAGCAggtcggagttggaagcgagtgttgtcccctccttggccaggccttttggtagGTATCTGGGTCGGCCCAGGAGTCACGCGTTTGTTGTAATGTCGTCTgctaggccgagcttttgctgagaagcgggcccatcggggaccctgggtttatgaacccgacaggagcccctgagcccttttgggacttctgtgaagtcatGAAGGGGTTGTTTACCCTCGTTGTATGAGAGCAACGGATGGGTGTAAGGTCGTGAGTCACCGTCAGGCACGATGGAgcgtagacccaggcgtcggacCGATGAACCAGCATGCTGATTAGCGGTCGTACAGGGTGTAGGCAACATAGTGACCATGCGTCCGTCACTATGGGTCAGTGTGAGTCCCCTGGAATGTCATGTCACGACGATGGGTCGTGCTGAGACGCGatcgctccctgcacgatgccagatGTTTGACCtggggttgtactttctggcatgtagtggttggcggtggcgtGAGCTTTTGTTAGGGACCGtgtccgagggatcgggcgaagtGGGGCTAGCCCTCAgatatcgggcgaggcagagctagcctcCAAACGTCGgctgaggtggagcctaccctcgtGGGTCAGCcgaagcggagccagccctcaggggtcggatgaggtggagccaaccttcGGGAGTCAGCCGAGGCAAGGCCAACCCTTggaggtcggacgaggcagagcccagcAAGGGGCGTGGCCTTAGTGGTCCTAGAAATCAcctgggggattttttgacttgccagctaGTGCGTGagtgcacccggtgggtgtagcccccgagcccccgggcgattcgtgTAGAATCGCcaaggggattttttgacttatCATTGGGCACACCTAAGGGGTCAGGCGCGATGGAGTGCGGACCCAAGTGCTAGGCATGGCCAAGGGGTTGGTCTTGTTTCGTACGTTAcccctcgatggctcaagtgacgcgctcgatgagctctctaACGGGTacgtccgagtggaatccaggtccatcattcataacggggtcagcatagccctcatgtggcattcaactactccttaacccgcctccaagtagatgcctgagtcatttcggagaccgactcaagtggcccactggcctccccttaatggagattctatgggcatggcttgaggttaggatcgaacgagaaggtcgagatgaccctgtctgcttctgagtagATCGAGCAAGGGCCACTAGGGATCATCTACATTTtcttccctggctctgtttgatgcgaggtggcctcgagcccttcgtgggccggccttcaaaccctggtcggtcgtcgctcatgtcgaatgaggcgactaccgctttgtgacgcaacacggagcgttgtgatgcatcaattgcatatgcaatgctttggatgtatgggatgaatgcatgattgtatggatgaatatgtgaatgtgtgtatgagaaAGGACAAATGAATGATTAtgtattagaaaataaaataaagtaagaaggtttggtaaagttaccttgatgactcgagtgatgggtttgaggagctctttaTCGGAtatatccgaatgggatccatgtccgtcattcgtgacagagtcggcatAGCCCGCATGTGGCATCCCACTTCTCCTTATCTATCTCTCGATAGTCGCCTAAGCCATCTGATCGACTCAGATAGCCCCGTTGGTATTTCCTTGATGGAGATcctattggtgggcccttccaaaccctaccTGGGTAGGCAAAGGGTTGTTTACATGCGGTTGTGCCTTGTTTCCTGCGCCCAGGCTGTGGCAGTGGTGGGCCCTGCCCAAGCCATGTCCTGTTTTAACCAGGCGATGTTTTGTTGGGCAGGGTATGTCCCATTAGTCAGGACACGTCCCTCCACGTGCCTATCCATATTaaatagagggagagagagggttttcttcccattccttcacctttctccaactgctgcctctCATCATTCTTCCTTTTTGCCAAGCCCGTTCGTGCACCGCGGCGGTttttaggagagagagagagggtaaggcgaggaagaggagaactcataggTTCGTTCGTGAATCCACAATGTGATGTCGAACTGGAGGCCATCCAACATAGACGAGGAGGTGCTAGTCGCCTTCTCCAAGAAGGGGTTGCtcccatcgaaggaggtggcgcattagAGGGCTCCTGCGCTAGGGGAAGCTGTTCCGCGACCATAGGCCAacaaggttgtctccttcctcaccttccatgagcgtagGCTTGGATATCCCATGCACTGGTTCTTGCGCAGGCtgctcaatgagtggggcctagagctgcagcacctcaatccgactagggtgctgcacatcaccggtttcgtcaccgtctacgaggcctttcttgagatggagccacacatggaccTCTTTCAGTGGATCTTCACTGGGCGAGCCTTGTctgaggggaagccacctagaacCACGCCAGTTGGGGGGCTTTGCCTTGCAGAAGAAGCTGAGGCCATTGGGCTTCTACCCCGCGTACTCCCCCtacgactccaatcgggggtggcatggcgagtggttctacatcaggaacccaacGGAGACACCATTCCCACCATTCACCGGAAGAAGGCCAaagaggagggaaagctggtcATGGGGTCCCTCTAGTCGGtagaacaagctagaggtcaCCGAGGTAGAGCTTCAGAAGCtggtgcagcatggcctcgatgggctaTGGGTCTTtcacaccttcttccatcatcaaGTCACCTCACTAGTAGAGAGGAGGCAGCCAATGTGGGCGTACTCTAGCCCAGCGGATCCCAGCCATGCGTCGCTGGAGGAGTTGCCGAAGGATGAAGTATGGAGTCAACTCGACCGGGTGCTACAACtgagggataaagactccctTGAAGGAACACCCGGACCTCTTCACGTTGTGAAGTTGTCCAATCTGGTATGCTTCTCTCTTCTTATTTTGTGACCTTTTCCCTCTTTCTTTCCCTTGTTTTGATTTTGAGTTGTGTGTTTCATAGGGACTCGCGTGTTACAGATCCTGGCCACATCTTCCCAGGGGGTGAAGGGTGTAGCTCGGCAAGCTGCTCTGAAGGAGGCAATGCCTACCAAAAAGAAGAAGGAGATCGGCCAGTGGGTTCAGGCGGGTGAAAGTAGGAGCGACGTGGAGACAGAGATCGAGTCAGAGGAGCCCACAGAGATGGGTGGCGACACGACTACCTCTGAGGATGGAGGCAGGGGCATCATCGCAACCTCGATGGAGCATCATGAGCCTACGACTACATCCATTGGTGGTGGGCGGTATTCAGAGAAGCGCGGCGATGTTCCCAAGTCAAGGAAGCACGTCGTGAGCGAAGACACCGCCGTCGAGCGAGAGGTGAAGCGAGCACGGTTGCTGCGCCCTTTGGAGGCGTCGTTGGCTTCACACCCCCTACTCTGAGCATGGTGGGGCACACTAGCCGGTTGGAGGAGTGTGTTCATCTCCCCGCGTCTTTGGGGTCGGTGCATGCGCGCGACCCACAATGGGGAGATACCCCGTCTGTTGCTCTGGGGGTTCGCCATGAGCTGGTGGTTGTGGCCATTCATGAGACGATCAAGAACCGGTTAGGCTGGCTCCTCCCTTGGTTGACATGAGGGGGCATGGGTTGTGACTCGTGAGTGGTCCTCATCCGGTGGGCTCGTTGCCAGCGAGTCAGGGCTTCAGAGCTCTACCACTTTTGTCTAGGTATGCATTTATGTTCCTTCTCGATCTCATAGCTAAGTTTTTCGAGATTGACTGACCCACAATTATTTGACAGTAGCCAGGGACTGGCAGGACTAGGCATCGCCCCACCTCCCATTTGGGAGGAATGGAGACCCAGCCTGTAGCGAGTCATGACGAGCGGCGGGGAAAGCAGATTGGTGGTGGTGCGACCTTCTCTTCTGGGGGTTGCGTCCTCCCAACCGGTCGCGAGTACGGTGACAGCGGTAGCGGCAGTGATGGTAGCGATCCCCATGGCAACGGTAGAGGTTGGGTCATAGGTGACCCTTGTGATTCCTCCCTCAACAGCtacggtggaagagaggagggaaaccgggctccctgcctcgcctagCGGAGGAACGCACGGTTCGCCCTcctagtcagagctagaggggtaATGAGGGGACGTGGCCAGGCCAGAGGTAGAACATCCATCGGCGAGCCATAGAGTTTagatagtggagatcccctgctCTAGCAAGGTTggcactagggtggagccaccAGCCATCTCGCCGTCGTAGGAGTTGGTGATGGTCTAGTTGTCGCACGATATTGCGATGGTTGGATCTTCCAGCGGGTTGAGGATGACCCATGAGCTAGTGTGGCCCTGCCCTGGCGACCCAGGGAAGGCTTGGTTCATCCTCCATGATGAGGAGGATGTGAAGCTCTAGCACCTGCTTGGGGAGAGCGGACTGTCAATGGAGTCTGATCTCACCCAAACCAAGGTGAGGCtaaaggaggccttggagcgggtggAGCTCGTTCATCAGGCAGTTACGGTCGACTTGCCCCACATCACAGATGTAAGTTCTCTATGTTTTTAGCGTTTTATCCTTGACTCGTTGGTCTTTCACTGTCTATTTCAGCATGTTTGTTTCTCGCTTTATAGGATTTAGAGGCGATGTCGATCTGCAAGTCCCGTTTCCTTCGGGAGGAACACGGTCGGATGGAGCGGGAGGCAATGATGTCGTGGTGGGTTGATGAGCTTCAGCACCAGCTAGAATCCACCTGCTGTG
It encodes:
- the LOC136507981 gene encoding xyloglucan galactosyltransferase KATAMARI1 homolog, whose amino-acid sequence is MEKAAANALPPLRFLAVLAVTAWTFFLYFHFSVISGTVEVSHGDDDGADPCRRRYIYMHDLPPRFNTDIIRNCRKTEDHWGDMCGALSNAGLGRPLADRTDGVLKSEAGWYATHQFALDAIFHNRMKQYECLTNHSAVAAAVFVPFYAGFDFVRYHWGYDNAARDAASVDLTKWLMERPEWRRMGGRDHFLVAGRTGWDFRRSNNVNPDWGTDLLVMPAGRNMSVLVLESAMLHGNDYPVPYPTYFHPRSDADVLRWQDRVRGQQRTWLMAFVGAPRPDVPINIRVRDHVIAQCKASSACAMLGCARATGSTQCHTPGNIMRLFQKTTFCLQPPGDTCTRRSAFDSMVAGCIPVFFHPGSAYKQHRWHLPVDDHLRYSVYIPDADVRERNVSIEAVLRAIPPAAVERMRKEVIRLIPRVLYADPRYKLETIKDAVDVAVEGVLNTVARIRNGEYVDSGGPVTEDPPNLFASTESRFRPVRPVQADR